TGTAAGCTTGGGTTGATACCCAATTGAAAAATGTACATGACGTAAAGTGGGAAAAATGTCTGTATTTTGTGGTAAACTATACCACACTTTATTTTAATTTCATACTGGCAAGGTgcactgaaattttcagtttaCTGGGTGAAGAAAAATCTTACACTGTTTTTGCTTGGTTTTTCTAGAGGATTGATGCAAACTACTAACAATTGTAGCATTACTCACTTCGAGGAGCTTTACTGTATTTCTCTTGTGAACGTCAGATATGATAGGAATTGTATAATATGATGTTTTGGGTATGGTAGCCATAGGTTGTTTATCAGGACTTTAACTAGACTACATGTTTGACTGATTTTGCAGAATGAGGCAGTCTTGAAGGCATTATCTGCTGAACCTCCTTCAGGATCTGCAGTAGCTGGGGGTACTCAAAAGGAGGAAAAAAGCAGCAACAGCACGTAACCTTACTTAACCAGCAAAGTGAGTAAAATAGGAAATTGTGAGCCAGGAGGACGGTTTTTGTCCATTATGAGCTGCATGGTACATAAATCTTTTCAGCTTACAAATGAAACTTGAATTGAATATTTCACTAGCTGTTTGGTTCTTTTTGATCTATGAATGTTTATCTAATTGTGATGAAGATTGAGGGTCTTTTTCTTTGTTCGTAGATATTCGTATCTGAACCTAGTATGTTCAGGAATTCTTCATGCAAGTTAGTTTTCGAgtgtaaaagaaaaaataaaaataaaattactttgttgTTGTTGAGCTGATATAAGTTTGAATGTCCATTGTCCTACACATCACGTCGTATGTTGTGCTGCCATCACATTTTAGCTTCTTGGTTGTTAGGGACCTTAAGGTTTGATATGCATCTTCGAGTTTGATACGTTTAGGTTTATTAGGCGGAGTTGTTTGGTGTTTTACATTGTGTAGTCTCTTTGGAAGTGTAATTTCTAGGCAGAAGATCATGCAATCATGTCTCTTCAAGGCATTTTACCGCTGAAGGTTTTGAGAAAAAGTGAAGAACTCTAGAAGTCTTGGGTTTTTATCTTATGTTAGTGCAGCCCTTGTGCTTTAACTGCTTGAACTTGAGTTTCATGAAGTTTCAGTCAGCAATCAAGGGTTTGCAGACACTGGTAGCATTATTGGAACTGTTGGATGAGAAGTCGTTATAGTGACATTGATTTGTTTGGATGAACTCTGATCATTAGCAAACATCTAGGTAAATTTCTTGTCATGGATGCCTGTGAACCTTAGAAACGCTTTAGGCttcattatgttcttcaagctgatTTACTACCTAATTCACTCGATTTAGAACTCTTTTGTTGAATAGAGTTCCTTCAAAATATGGAAATGGAAGTCAACACACGATGTCTTGATGTTGCCATACTCTGTTTTCAGAATGACAGCAAAGTAAGATTCTTGAGTAGGAATAGCAAGAACATGTTATTCTGTGATTTGCGAAACTTGCAAGTTAATTGTTTGTTCGCATTTTCAATCAATACATCATCTTTTCATTTTACGATGCTAAGATCTAGTTCTTCATTTTTAATGTTTTTAGTTTGCTCTTAGATCAATAACTGAGGGCTGTTCTGTTGCCAAGTAGTTTTCTCTTACATTACTTATCATATAAGAGGATTATGTTTGACACTTTGGTGAACTTCAAAAACATACTGATAGCTCTCTTCCTGAAACTGATTAAACAACCTCATATCGTcactgttttattttattttatttttttgaagcagtCACTGTTTTCACGTAGGCTTTACACCGTCAATTATTAGCTTATTTGCAACCCTAGAAAAATTCTGAGATCTGATATCACTAGAGCCATATGAAGAGTTGTTGAGTGTGGTGATGATAAATACACATTCTTAAAATACAGACGTGGGTAGGTTTATGTCTTTCTTAAATACCCAAATTACCCTTCAACTACAAAGTCTTAAACGAACGAAACATCTCTTCTTAATCTTTGTTTCACAATTGAGTTTGATTGCttaattcattattatttttcctttttatgtgatTGACTTGATTAGGTGAAacttgtaaaaccctaattaattaGTGGGTGTGGTCTACCACAACTCACAAGAGAGATAGAGGAGATTGAGATTAACACTCATCAATCCAATCCATTGGTCTCTCTCTTTGTCTAACTTCTCTCGTGGTGGTGGGGGTATATATAAATGCAGAAAATGAAAAAAGAAGGTGACGTGAAGAACCTCAACTCAACAGCCTTAATTATGTGATTCTAAAACCAATATCACAAGAAACATaagtaattctttttttttccacTTCTCTCTTTTCATTTTTATAGTCTGTGTGACTCTGCCATGTTTGTCTGTTAActtttatttttagggtttaattaATCTGTAATCTCACATTAGACAGTGATTAACCGTCCTTCCACTCTCTGCAATACACATGTCAGTTGCCcctgaagagtttcatcttgacccCAAAAACTTGATCTGGGTCTTTTGATAACATCATGTTCCTGTTGTCATGGCTTTGGATGGTTATGATAGTTTGATTCAGTTGATTGCTCATGCCGGAACATCTACTTggaaagtcttcaactttgactGACTTGGGTGTGAACATCTTCTACTTggaaagtcttcaactttgactGACTTGGGTGTCTGCCGTTCGTACATGACTTGGAAAAGTTTCGCGAAATTAAATTTGAGACTGAGACTGAATTAGTGTAGACTAAGATCCTAAACATGATAGGCGGATAGAAATTGTGTATCCAGACACCTAACTTAGCTAGTCACAGCTCACAAGCTTGCTTCTTCTGCACAGTTACTGTTTCTGTTTAGTATTCCTTGGTTTGTGACCAGTCTATGCTTATGCTCCTAACAAAGTAACAATTCAAAGTTGCCAACTGTTAAAAAGAACTTACAGAAAGTGTTGATGTGATAATTATTGCATAGTTTTCCCCTTTATTCTTATCATAATCTAAAGCACTAAATCATCATGAATATCTGATTCAaatcatttttttattatcattatatTTCTTACATACTGCATTTGAAAAAAATCTAGCAAAAATTCAAAGCATTTGATGCAGCAGAGTCATTGACTAATAATGAGATAGAATCTCCTCTGTTGATTGTCCTGTTTTTAAATCTTTATGTGAAGTTGGGAACCATAATTGCAAAAGCATTATCATTTTTGTGTTAGGTTTCTTTATAATGTGCGCTGTATGTATGGCAAACATTCATGCATTTTTATATTCTTACCTCAATAAGTTACATTTCTTGCAGAACATAATGCATTTCATTGATTTTGTTGCACCATAGCTGGGTTTCAATTTCTGTTAGCATATGAGATACTGTTTTTTCCTTCCGAAAGTTCCTCGCCATTTCTTCTTCGGAATTTACTTATCTTTGGCATCTGTTTCTGGAATTGAAATCCAACACGAAAACAATTTTACGTGGAATCAACTGAAAGAGTATTCCAGTTCCAAATTGCTTGTGCATTTGAACATGTATTTTGGTATGAAGTTCTTTTGAGAATAAATCACTTTAACAAAGAGAGTCTTAAGTGAATCCCATGTGCAACATGTTATTgttttcaaacttttcctgttTGTGGTTACCAAAAAGTTTGTCTTTGACATAATTTTTCAagtgataaacaaatctttcctTTAATAGATTCCTCTTCTTTTTTCCTCTTATCTTTCTTTTCCTTTATATAGAGCATCTTTCTTATAAAATTATCAAACTTTTTGATAAAAAGAATAATAGCTCTGCAGACTTGAGTGTAATAAGTGCTATAACTTCTCCTTTGTTGCAGTTCTAGGGTCTCATAATGAACATGCATGTCACTCAATCCCAATTTATGACTTTGGGTTTGCTTAAGAAATAACTAAGACATTTTCATGGTAATTGTTGTCTTGTTTAGGGTTCTCTTGTTTCTTAAGAAATAACTCGAAAGACGATAAGAAAAGAAGCAAAAAGAGTGATTGAAACTAGAGTTAATTCGTGGGGATTGGTTATTTCTGATTGGGTCATGGTTGTATTCCATAACCAATTCATTCCTGATACACAGACTCATAAAATAAatttagaaaaaaagaaaaagaaagaaaaaagaaacaacttTTCATGGCTTTTTCCTACAAGGAAATGAAGACATACTATTGCAGCTATTGTTCTCATCACTATCAGATGTCGTAGACGTGACGTCGGTGGTAACACCACTTGATGCCGACGAAGACGAGGTCGAAGATGCAGGTCTAACAACAACAGTCCTGTCTTGGTTCATAAAATCAataaaaccaactggtttagtgACCAACCCATTGGTGATCACATCCTCGCCATTTTTCGAGTTCCGCTTCTTTAGAAATATTCTACAGAGTACCCAATCCTCCTCCATTTGTACGTTTGAACTCTACAAACAAGTGCAAGAACATAATCTTAGTAGTGCATTTCTAAAAATGGGTGCTTAACCAAGTGAATTGCTATGCAAATTTGGTTTTATTAAGTTTGCACGAAAATTAGTTAAGCTGCAAAGAACCCAACAGCTAGAGGGAGACAGATAAAGAGTTGTTGCACTGCTACTCACTTGATTGCTGGCAAGTTTTGTACCGGCACCGGCCAGACGATATTCATGCATAATCCAGTCAGTTCTAGTACCACTTCGAGGTTTACCTCTATAGAAAACAAGTGTTTTTTTCATTCCTACAATTACATTACCCTTTGAAACTAAAATTTGTTTGTCTAAACCAGTAGCTTTCCAGTATCCAGAACCAGTAGCTCTATTGGTTCTGTTTCCATTCCTGTATTTAGCTTCTCTTGTACTGAAGTAATACCTCTCTTGTTCCCAGTCACCTACACAAGAAACAAACAGGAATTACATTactaccaaaaaaaacaaaaaacaaaaaaatccaagAAAATATTATTGGTtctaggaaaaccggaacaagaatTTACCTGGTAAATCCCAAGGATCAAACTTGGAAACATCAATTTCAGGTATGATTGAAGCAGGTAATGGGCAAAGAAAAACCTTTCTTCTTAGATATTGAACAACAAGTTCTTCATCAGTTGGATGAAATCTAAAACCAGGAGGTAATCTGATAATACCATTCTTAACAaaattcattttctccatttATATATAAGCAAATTCTGGATGAAAAtttcaacttcaacttccaaCTTGGTTCTCTCAATGAAATCAAGATGAATTTAGAAAACCCATGTTGAGGATTTCACTACATCCATCTAGAAATTAAAGAATAGAGAGATTACAGGATGGATGGAAGGAGGAGGAAACAGAGAGAGTGTTGAGTTTTTCGGAGATGAAAATGTAATGACAAGGGGTTGGTTCTTTATAGTGCTGGTTTATCGAAGGTAGACAGACACTTCTCCTCCTCATCCATTTAGCGTGAAGAAGACTCAAACGTAATCTGATCTATTTATTTGAGATACCaaaatatgttttttttatttaagaCAAGAAAAACGTACATGGAGTATAAATTATTAAGTTtcgttttattttggttttcttccatgaaaagaataaaataatataacACACGAAAATATGATTAACTGGGATCAACTCCCCTGAACAGATCCAGCCTGGAGGTGTAAATTGGGGCAAGGCAGTGCAACCTGCCTTAatgtgaaaataataaaaataaaccgtAAAAATCTAGAAAATTCACATAAACATAACTAATCAAAGAAAATCTTATAATAACATAAATCTTACTTGGATCAAAACTCATGTGGACTATATCTGAGCAAGAAGATAACCAAAATGCATAATAATTAAGCTAATGTGGTATTAAACCTTTTAAAAAGATTCGCTTTCTTGATTAAAAACCTATTCGTTATGAGATCCTAACTTCCTTCTCTACCTTGAAAAGATCCTTGTTTGTGTATCACCATAATACTTGGTATCTTATGTTTTTCTACTTACATAAATCTTTTCTTTCAAAGATATTGAACGAAGAATACGATGTTTCCCAAATATGTTCTCATGGTGGCTATGTTTCAGGGATTATACGTACTTGATAGTCAAGTAACTAGGTTATTGGGCTATGCAACTCAAACATACAGGCCGGGGTAGTTTGGGCGAGTACCAAGTCATGCTATTAAATTTTCGGAAAAGCTTCACCCCGCATGTCTAATCTAACCACGCCATATTACAGGTAACTAGGGGTATGCAACGGACAGACGGAtacggattaggggtcacccgcgtccaatccgtcaaagttacgaatttggaaaatccaactgtgtccggcccaatcacccgcagATTTGACGTCCACGGATCAGCAAGTGATATGGACCgaatgcggattaaccgcggttTGCATCATTGGAGTTGTCGCTCGATATTTATTTGCATTCAAGAAAATTGGACTTAGGGACTTGGATTTGGTCTTTTATGGGCTTCAATGGTAGGAGCATTAGCTATCTTTGCGCAGGGAACATATCTTTACTCTCAAGACGAGATAGGACGAAGAAAATCCACTCTCATCCACCGAGACTAGTCTACCCAAACAGAGGACGAAATGTTGTTGTTCAATGACGAGATTCTTCGTGGAGCACATAAACTCAGGTAAGAAACGTTTtgttgattatatatatatatatatgtctatgCGCATTTCTGATATATGTGGTAACCTGCTCAGGTTTTCGGACAAAGCGTTGTTAGATGATATATCAGCTGACCAAGTCGAAGATGCAAGGGAAGTTCTAAATTTGGTTCCAATATGGATTGCGATATTGATGTATGCAGTTGTGAGTGCTCAACTCTTGACCTTCTTCACTAAGCAAGGAAGCACCATGATTAATTCTCCTGACTATCTtacggtgcgggtgaatccgtagatttcaaagtccaaccgcaaccaaaccgataaaagtgcggatttgagaatctcaCCCGTGTCCGACCTATAAATCTTGCGGATTGGGTTTCACCCACAATTGGACGGATACGTGTGAAATCTGCGGTTCCGGACTTTTTTCTCACCCATACACGTAACAGGATGTAACAACCGTTGGGCTCCTGTGTATACATGGATGCTCGATACAGGCAGACCGAATATTTTCAGGTACTATTTACATCTCTAATCCAATAAGCAGGACCAGCTTCAGTGCTGATCAACCGTTTTCCTTAGTAGCAAAGTTAATATTTTCCCTATCCGTAGTTGGTCAACTATTGTCCGCAGTAACAAAGTTTAGTTCGACCATATCTATAGATGAGATTGAAGAAAATAAGGAATCCAAAACCTTTCTAATGGGAGTAGAATCCCCTACCATATGCCCAATCTATAGACGAAAGGAATGTGTATTACCATTGTACTATACATCGAACCCAAACTGGTTACATCTGAAAGAGTAACATCCCGAAAGAGTAACATCGAAACCCAAACTGGTTACATCTTGAAAGAGTTTAATGACACCCTTCTTTTATATCTATGAAGTCCAAACTCCGAGAGTCCTAGTAATTTCGGACCAATAAGCTTATGCAACACCACTTATAAAGTTATTTCTAAACTAATGCTTTGGACaaattaaaattttgtttttcaatcAACATATGTTACGACTAGATATTTGACCAGGGGAAAACAAACAAATTTCTAGGAGGTGCAGGTGTTTGTACCTAAAAATTGTAACTAGGGTAAACAATGTGCCGTCAAAGTAATTTCTctaggttcgaaaatcaaaatcgcaCAAGACGAGTTTAAACCAAGAAGATGGATGTTGACGTCCTGATTTGGTCACAAAGAGAGAAGATGAGTTGATCTTAGGGTAGGGGGAGTAGAAAAACTTGGGGAAATCAATGGTTATGTATTTCTGTGTTTAGGTTTGTCGAAACTAAGAAAAACCAGAACTCTAAATGATAAGCTTGTTATGTTCTGATTTCTGAATAGACAAAGGAGTCTATTTGTAATTATGATGGACACACATCATTTCCTTGTAAGTAGTTGAGGTAGTGAAGGCATGATGAAGTGGAGATCGTGGAGGTATAGTGAAGTCATGTACGATATGTTACGGAAGACCGTTGACTATCACTCTTCTTACTGCTCTTTAACTGTCACTACTACGTGCTACTTCCTCATCATGGGATGTTGCCACAGCCGCATGTTGTTGTAAACTACCAAACCAACACCCCATGAAAATTATCCTAAGTGACATGTTTTCATTTGTCGTAGGAATTAGTGGACTCATGAACTACCTCTTGTCTTATCCAAGCCATGGATATGAtgtgctttatccaagtgtcagcTCTGGATAAGATGATTAATATCAAGTTTCCGGACGACTCATTTTTTAGTGAGCCTAAGAATGATTCACATTGTTATGACTAGAGCATTGAGCTGCGT
This genomic stretch from Papaver somniferum cultivar HN1 chromosome 5, ASM357369v1, whole genome shotgun sequence harbors:
- the LOC113281127 gene encoding NAC domain-containing protein 83-like → MEKMNFVKNGIIRLPPGFRFHPTDEELVVQYLRRKVFLCPLPASIIPEIDVSKFDPWDLPGDWEQERYYFSTREAKYRNGNRTNRATGSGYWKATGLDKQILVSKGNVIVGMKKTLVFYRGKPRSGTRTDWIMHEYRLAGAGTKLASNQSSNVQMEEDWVLCRIFLKKRNSKNGEDVITNGLVTKPVGFIDFMNQDRTVVVRPASSTSSSSASSGVTTDVTSTTSDSDENNSCNSMSSFPCRKKP